Proteins encoded by one window of Bradyrhizobium sp. B097:
- the arsC gene encoding arsenate reductase (glutaredoxin) (This arsenate reductase requires both glutathione and glutaredoxin to convert arsenate to arsenite, after which the efflux transporter formed by ArsA and ArsB can extrude the arsenite from the cell, providing resistance.), whose amino-acid sequence MTITIYHNPDCGTSRNTLAMIRQSGEEPEIVEYLKTPPSRDKLIALIAAMGMTPRALLREKGTPYAALDLANPKWSDDELIDFMMAHPILINRPIVVSPKGVKLCRPSEAVLDLLAVADIGRFVKEDGEVIPPGTPDAHAE is encoded by the coding sequence ATGACGATCACGATCTACCACAACCCCGATTGCGGCACGTCGCGCAACACCCTGGCAATGATCCGCCAAAGCGGGGAGGAGCCCGAGATCGTCGAATATCTCAAGACTCCTCCCTCGCGCGACAAGCTGATCGCGCTGATCGCTGCCATGGGCATGACACCGCGCGCGCTGCTCCGCGAGAAAGGCACGCCCTATGCCGCGCTCGATCTCGCCAATCCGAAATGGAGCGACGACGAATTGATCGATTTCATGATGGCGCATCCGATCCTGATCAATCGGCCCATCGTCGTCTCGCCGAAAGGCGTGAAGTTGTGCCGGCCGTCCGAGGCCGTCCTCGATCTCCTCGCCGTTGCCGACATCGGCCGGTTCGTCAAGGAAGACGGCGAAGTGATTCCGCCGGGGACGCCGGATGCGCACGCTGAATGA
- the phnA gene encoding phosphonoacetate hydrolase, whose product MMQDNRKTITVNGRHYDAPTRPTVVICLDGSEPGYIEQAIEAGVAPTFARFMKEGAHVHAASVIPSFTNPNNLSIITGRPPAVHGIAGNYFYDTANDAEVMMNDPKFLRAPTILAGVHDAGYKVAAVTAKDKLRTLLAYGLDYASGRAIAFSSEKADQATRAANGIDNVLDFVGLPLPGVYSADLSRFVFAAGVKLVERYRPDLMYLSTTDYIQHKVGPGTKVANDFYAMIDGYLARLDALGCNIVATADHGMNDKFLPDGKPDVIYLQDVMDDWTGTGAARVILPITDPYVAHHGSLGSFATIYTPDGADVDALLMRLRDIKGIEVALPRKDACTRFELPPDRIGDIVVISTRHKVLGTSESRHDLSGLTEPLRSHGGLTEERVPLIANRKIALPAGHALRNFDAFDVALNRVQ is encoded by the coding sequence ATCATGCAAGACAATCGCAAAACCATCACCGTCAACGGACGCCATTACGACGCGCCGACGCGGCCGACGGTCGTGATCTGCCTCGACGGTTCGGAACCCGGCTATATCGAGCAGGCGATCGAGGCCGGCGTCGCGCCGACCTTCGCGCGCTTCATGAAGGAGGGCGCGCATGTGCATGCCGCCAGCGTGATCCCGAGCTTCACCAATCCGAACAACCTCTCGATTATCACCGGACGGCCGCCCGCGGTGCACGGCATCGCCGGCAATTATTTCTACGACACGGCGAACGACGCCGAAGTCATGATGAACGATCCGAAGTTTTTGCGCGCGCCGACGATCCTCGCCGGCGTCCATGACGCCGGCTACAAGGTCGCCGCGGTCACCGCCAAGGACAAGCTGCGCACCTTGCTGGCCTACGGGCTCGACTATGCGAGCGGCCGTGCCATCGCGTTCTCGTCGGAGAAAGCCGACCAGGCCACCAGGGCTGCCAACGGCATCGACAATGTGCTCGACTTCGTCGGCCTGCCGCTGCCCGGGGTCTATTCGGCCGATCTGTCGCGCTTCGTGTTCGCGGCCGGCGTCAAGCTGGTCGAGCGTTATCGTCCGGACCTGATGTACCTGTCGACCACCGATTACATCCAGCACAAGGTCGGGCCCGGTACCAAGGTCGCCAACGACTTCTACGCGATGATCGACGGCTATCTCGCCAGGCTCGATGCGCTCGGCTGCAACATCGTGGCGACCGCCGACCACGGCATGAACGACAAGTTCTTGCCCGACGGCAAGCCCGACGTGATCTACCTCCAGGACGTCATGGACGACTGGACGGGTACGGGCGCCGCGCGCGTGATCCTGCCGATCACCGATCCCTATGTCGCCCATCACGGCTCGCTCGGCTCGTTCGCGACGATCTACACGCCCGATGGCGCCGACGTCGACGCGCTGCTGATGCGGCTGCGCGACATCAAGGGTATCGAGGTGGCGCTGCCGCGCAAGGATGCCTGCACCCGGTTCGAGCTGCCGCCCGACCGGATCGGCGACATCGTCGTGATCTCGACCAGGCACAAGGTGCTCGGCACTAGCGAATCTCGTCACGATCTGTCCGGCCTGACCGAGCCGCTGCGCTCGCATGGCGGGCTGACCGAGGAGCGGGTGCCGCTGATCGCGAACCGCAAGATCGCGTTGCCGGCCGGTCACGCCTTGCGCAACTTCGACGCCTTCGACGTCGCGCTTAACCGCGTCCAGTGA
- a CDS encoding MFS transporter has protein sequence MSRRADNLLIVALGTTQTLAWASSYYLPAILADPIARDLGISTNWLFAAFSMALVISGLLGPRVGRQIDRMGGREVLCASNLILASGLILLGLSQGRVLMAASWLLLGVGMGLGLYDAAFAALGRIYGNTARRSITGITLIAGFASTIGWPLTAWGLATIGWRWTCFGWAAAHVLICLPLNAFVVPKLKSEHRIAADTPKPHIPIDRAMMLLAFAFAAAWSVTSAMAVHLPRILESLGATQTQAIAAGALIGPAQVVARIVEASLLKRVHPLWSARLACITHPLGACVIGLFGGGSAGIFALLHGAGNGILTIARGTLPLAIFGPKDYGYRLGLLGAPSRLSQAIAPLVFGFLISPLGGYTFAVTSALSLAALLALFALKAEPKSLSR, from the coding sequence ATGAGCCGCCGTGCAGATAACCTCCTGATCGTCGCGCTCGGCACCACGCAAACCCTGGCCTGGGCGTCGAGCTACTATCTGCCGGCCATTCTCGCGGACCCGATTGCGCGGGACCTCGGCATATCCACGAACTGGCTGTTCGCCGCGTTCTCGATGGCGCTCGTGATATCAGGACTGCTCGGTCCGCGCGTCGGCCGCCAGATCGACCGCATGGGCGGGCGCGAAGTGCTTTGCGCGTCCAATCTTATCCTGGCGTCCGGCCTGATCCTGCTCGGGCTTTCGCAAGGCCGCGTTCTGATGGCCGCAAGCTGGCTGCTGCTCGGCGTCGGCATGGGCCTAGGCCTGTATGATGCAGCCTTCGCGGCGCTCGGGCGCATCTATGGCAACACGGCACGCCGCTCCATCACCGGCATCACCTTGATCGCGGGGTTTGCCAGCACGATCGGCTGGCCGCTCACCGCGTGGGGCCTCGCAACCATCGGCTGGCGCTGGACCTGCTTCGGCTGGGCGGCGGCGCACGTTCTGATCTGCCTGCCGCTCAACGCCTTCGTGGTCCCCAAACTGAAGAGCGAGCATCGGATCGCGGCTGACACGCCAAAGCCGCACATTCCGATCGACCGCGCGATGATGCTGCTCGCGTTTGCCTTCGCGGCCGCCTGGAGCGTCACGTCGGCGATGGCGGTTCATTTGCCGCGAATTCTGGAGTCACTCGGCGCGACGCAAACGCAGGCGATCGCGGCAGGCGCGCTGATCGGCCCGGCGCAGGTGGTGGCACGGATTGTCGAGGCGAGCCTGCTGAAGCGCGTCCATCCACTCTGGTCGGCGCGATTGGCCTGCATCACGCACCCCTTGGGCGCCTGCGTCATCGGCCTGTTCGGCGGAGGCTCCGCCGGGATCTTCGCGCTGCTGCATGGTGCCGGAAACGGCATCCTGACGATTGCGCGCGGCACGCTGCCGCTCGCAATATTCGGCCCGAAGGATTACGGCTACCGGCTGGGGCTGCTCGGCGCGCCGTCGCGGCTGTCTCAAGCCATTGCGCCCCTGGTATTCGGATTCCTGATCTCTCCGCTCGGCGGCTATACGTTCGCGGTCACGTCGGCTCTCAGCCTCGCCGCGCTGCTGGCGTTGTTCGCACTCAAGGCCGAACCGAAGAGCCTCTCGCGGTAG
- the psrA gene encoding iron-containing alcohol dehydrogenase PsrA — protein MDWSYSNPVRVEFGADSFDKLPALIGKRAYALVTYGEPVFAELERRLRAAAGASVLTIRDVAPNPDYRLLTEQTARFAGLAKQPEVIVALGGGSVIDSAKVFAAAGGDFATVKTYLETQQGADRLSAIPIIAVPTTAGTGSEVTCWGTVWDEANGKKYSLARPSLYPTHAVIDPRLMLGKPQLLTISTGLDALSHALESIWNVNNNPVSANHAVAAARGVLDVLPRLANDLGNLELRSRMAQAALFAGLAFSNTKTAIAHSLSYPITLRHGVQHGIACSFSLPMVLRSVKGAGGLCEDSLRQIFGADLARAADDLEDFMARLGISCNPAAYRIERSEWHALIADSLEGERGRNFLGSKERLIEASQTLRMPSAASA, from the coding sequence ATGGACTGGAGTTATTCCAACCCGGTAAGAGTCGAATTCGGAGCCGACAGCTTCGACAAGCTGCCGGCGCTGATCGGCAAGCGTGCCTATGCGCTCGTGACCTATGGCGAGCCGGTCTTCGCCGAGCTCGAGCGGCGACTGCGCGCTGCGGCGGGTGCTTCGGTCCTGACCATTCGCGACGTCGCCCCCAATCCGGACTACCGCCTGCTCACCGAACAGACCGCGCGCTTTGCCGGGCTCGCCAAACAGCCCGAAGTGATCGTCGCGCTCGGTGGCGGCTCGGTGATCGATTCCGCAAAGGTGTTCGCGGCTGCCGGCGGCGACTTCGCGACCGTCAAGACCTATCTGGAAACGCAGCAGGGCGCCGATCGCTTGTCCGCCATTCCGATTATCGCGGTGCCGACCACGGCAGGCACCGGCAGCGAGGTGACGTGCTGGGGCACGGTGTGGGACGAGGCCAACGGCAAGAAATACTCGCTGGCGCGGCCGTCGCTCTATCCGACCCATGCGGTGATCGATCCGCGCCTGATGCTCGGCAAGCCGCAGCTTCTGACCATCAGCACCGGGCTCGACGCGCTGTCGCACGCGCTGGAGAGCATCTGGAACGTCAACAACAATCCGGTGTCGGCCAACCATGCGGTGGCGGCGGCGCGCGGCGTTCTCGACGTGCTGCCGAGGCTCGCCAATGATCTGGGCAATCTCGAGCTGCGCAGCCGCATGGCGCAGGCGGCGCTGTTCGCTGGCCTCGCGTTCTCCAACACCAAGACCGCGATCGCGCATTCGTTGTCCTATCCGATCACGCTGCGGCACGGCGTGCAGCACGGCATCGCCTGCTCGTTCTCGCTGCCGATGGTGTTGCGCAGCGTGAAAGGGGCGGGCGGGCTCTGCGAGGACAGCCTCCGGCAGATCTTCGGCGCCGACCTGGCGCGCGCAGCCGACGATCTCGAAGACTTCATGGCGCGGCTCGGCATTTCCTGCAATCCGGCCGCCTACAGGATCGAGCGCAGCGAGTGGCACGCGCTGATCGCGGATTCGCTCGAGGGCGAGCGCGGTCGCAACTTCCTGGGGTCCAAGGAACGGCTGATCGAGGCATCGCAGACGCTGCGGATGCCGAGCGCGGCAAGTGCGTGA
- a CDS encoding LysR substrate-binding domain-containing protein yields MSIVFSQLRAFHAVAAHGGFTAASRVLNVGQPTLTIQVKELEETYGVELLIRKPRHTELTEAGAALFEITRGIMTFCDEAHELLAAHGKATKGHLRVATVGPFHATEIIAAFKRDHPDVQISTLLGNSERTLRHIVDFEADVAILAEVPEDPRVTMIPYRTHRVIVFVNRDHPWFKRKSVRLRELADQPIVLRERGSTTRRAFEATMQAEGIRIEPVFEIESREGVWKAVERGLGISVVADFEFVPHPNLRALEISDRTIKTQYSIAHHSGRGHSPIIKAFIDTVRRMKGRDATARGSSVRP; encoded by the coding sequence ATGTCAATAGTATTCAGCCAGCTTCGCGCCTTTCATGCAGTCGCCGCGCATGGCGGCTTCACCGCGGCGTCGCGCGTGCTCAATGTCGGGCAGCCGACGCTGACCATTCAGGTCAAGGAGCTGGAAGAGACCTACGGCGTCGAGCTTCTGATCCGCAAGCCGCGGCACACCGAGCTCACCGAAGCAGGCGCCGCGCTGTTCGAGATCACCCGCGGCATCATGACGTTCTGCGACGAGGCACACGAACTGTTGGCCGCGCACGGCAAGGCGACCAAGGGCCATCTGCGGGTCGCGACCGTCGGGCCGTTTCATGCCACCGAGATCATTGCGGCGTTCAAGCGCGATCACCCCGACGTTCAGATCTCGACCCTGCTCGGTAATTCCGAACGCACCCTCCGCCACATCGTCGACTTCGAGGCCGACGTCGCGATTCTGGCCGAGGTCCCGGAGGATCCGCGCGTCACCATGATCCCCTATCGCACGCACCGCGTGATCGTGTTCGTCAACCGCGACCATCCCTGGTTCAAGCGGAAATCGGTCAGGCTGCGCGAGCTCGCCGACCAGCCCATCGTGCTGCGGGAGCGCGGCTCGACCACGCGGCGCGCGTTCGAGGCGACGATGCAGGCCGAGGGCATCAGGATCGAGCCGGTGTTCGAGATCGAAAGCCGCGAAGGTGTGTGGAAGGCGGTCGAGCGCGGGCTCGGCATCAGCGTCGTCGCCGACTTCGAATTCGTGCCGCATCCCAACCTGCGCGCGCTCGAGATCAGCGACCGCACCATCAAGACCCAGTACAGCATCGCCCATCACAGCGGGCGCGGCCACTCCCCGATCATCAAGGCCTTCATCGATACTGTTCGGCGGATGAAAGGTCGCGACGCTACCGCGAGAGGCTCTTCGGTTCGGCCTTGA